The following DNA comes from Cedecea neteri.
CAGCTGGCTGGTATGCGTGGTCTGATGGCTAAGCCGGATGGCTCCATCATCGAAACGCCAATCACCGCGAACTTCCGTGAAGGTCTGAACGTACTCCAGTACTTCATCTCCACTCACGGTGCTCGTAAAGGTCTGGCGGATACCGCATTGAAAACAGCGAACTCCGGTTACCTGACTCGTCGTCTGGTAGACGTTGCCCAGGATCTGGTCGTTACTGAAGACGACTGTGGCACCCTGGAAGGCATCACCATGACGCCAGTTATCGAAGGTGGCGACGTTAAAGAGCCGCTGCGCGATCGCGTACTGGGTCGTGTGACTGCTGAAGATATTCTGAAGCCTGGTACTGCGGATATCCTGGTTCCACGCAACACGCTGCTGCACGAACAGTGGTGTGACCTGCTGGAAGCTAACTCTGTTGACAGCGTAAAAGTCCGTTCCGTAGTAGGTTGCGAAACTGACTTTGGCGTGTGTGCTCACTGCTACGGTCGCGACCTGGCACGTGGTCACATCATCAACAAAGGTGAAGCTATCGGGGTTATCGCGGCACAGTCCATCGGTGAACCTGGTACACAGCTGACGATGCGTACGTTCCACATCGGTGGTGCGGCATCTCGTTCTGCTGCTGAATCCAGCATTCAGGTTAAGAACAAAGGTAGCATCAAACTCAGCAACGCTAAGTCGGTTGTGAATTCCAGCGGTAAACTGGTTATCACTTCTCGTAACACCGAGTTGAAGCTGATCGACGAATTCGGTCGTACCAAAGAGAGCTATAAAGTGCCTTACGGTGCTGTGATGGCGAAAGGTGATGGCGAGCAGGTTGCCGGCGGTGAAACCGTAGCAAACTGGGATCCACACACCATGCCGGTTATCTCGGAAGTGAGTGGTTTCATTCGCTTTACCGATATGATCGACGGCCAGACCATTACTCGTCAGACCGACGAGTTGACCGGTCTGTCCTCTCTGGTCGTTCTGGACTCTGCTGAGCGTACTGCGGGTGGTAAAGACCTGCGTCCTGCTCTGAAAATCGTTGATGCTAAAGGCAACGACGTTCTGATCCCAGGCACTGATATGCCGGCTCAGTACTTCCTGCCTGGTAAAGCGATTGTTCAGCTGGAAGATGGTATTCAGATCAGCTCCGGTGACGCTCTGGCGCGTATTCCACAGGAATCCAGCGGTACCAAGGATATTACCGGTGGTCTGCCACGCGTTGCTGACCTGTTCGAAGCCCGTCGTCCGAAAGAGCCGGCAATCCTGGCTGAAATCAGCGGTGTCATTTCCTTCGGTAAAGAAACCAAAGGGAAACGTCGTCTGGTTATCACCCCGGTAGACGGTAGCGAGCCGTACGAAGAGATGATTCCGAAATGGCGTCAGCTTAACGTGTTCGAAGGCGAGCGTGTTGAACGTGGTGACGTTGTTTCCGATGGTCCAGAGTCTCCGCATGACATCCTGCGTCTGCGTGGCGTGTACGCTGTAACTCGTTACATCACTAACGAAGTACAGGACGTTTACCGTCTGCAAGGCGTTAAGATTAACGATAAACACATCGAAGTTATCGTTCGTCAGATGCTGCGTAAAGCCACCATCGTTAACGCAGGCAGCTCCGACTTCCTGGAAGGCGAGCAGGCTGAATACTCCCGCATTAAGATCGCTAACCGCGAACTGGATGCGAACGGCAAGATCAACGTGACCTTTGCACGCGATCTGCTGGGTATCACCAAAGCCTCTCTGGCAACCGAGTCCTTCATCTCCGCGGCATCGTTCCAGGAGACCACTCGAGTGCTGACCGAAGCAGCCGTTGCGGGTAAACGCGACGAACTGCGCGGCCTGAAAGAGAACGTTATCGTGGGTCGTCTGATCCCGGCCGGTACCGGTTATGCGTACCACCAGGATCGTATGCGTCGCCGTGCAGCGGGTGAAATCCCTGCGGCACCTCAGGTGACTGCTGAAGACGCTTCTGCCAGCCTGGCAGAGCTGCTGAACGCAGGCCTGGGCGGTAACGACGAGTAATCGTGCGATACGCCTGAAATAAAAAACCCGCTTCGGCGGGTTTTTTTATGCCTGCAACCGGTGAAAAACAGGTCCTCGATCGTGTTTCAGGACGATTCGCCCCGTGGAGACAAGCAGAATGCCGCTCTGTTTACTTCACCGGAGAATCACAATGTCACGGATCTTTTTCCTTTTTAGTTTGTTCTGCATGTTTAGCCAAACGGCTTATGGTGAAACCGCTTTTCGCCAGCGCCTACTGGATGAACAGGGTGCCCGGCCTCTTGAAATGGCCGTTTGGTATCCGACCCGGCAGACGGGTAATCCAGAGCTTGTTGGCGATAACGTTGTATCTATGGGGACTCACGCGTTACTGAACGCCACCCCGGACAATGAAGTGCACCCGTTGTTGCTGCTCTCCCATGGGTATGGCGGTAGCTGGCGCAATCTGAACTGGCTGGCAAGTCTGATGGCCGCTCAGGGCTATATTGTTGCGGCGGTGAATCACCCCGGGACAACATTTGGCAATAAAAATGAGGCCGAAGCGCAACGGCTTTGGCAGCGTCCCCAGGATCTCCGGCGAGTATTGGATGCATTGATGACCTCGCCAGACATTGCCGGGAAGATCGATCCGCAGCGCATCGCGGCCGTAGGGCATTCATTAGGCGGTTGGACAGTGATAGAACTGGCTGGTGGGCGGTTTGACGCTGATCGGTTCTTGCAGGATTGTAAACTGCATTCAGTATTGTCTGGCTGTAAACTGCTGCACACCTTAGGGATAGACCGGCAGGAATCAGCGATGCCATTGTCGAAAGACGCTCGCGATCCGCGTATAAAAGCCATTGTCTCGCTCGATCTTGGCCTGGCCCGAGGTTTTTCACCCGCCAGCCTGGCGCAAATAGCAATCCCCGTTTTGGTCATGTCTGCCCAGTCAGACAGCGAAGAGTTACCTGCCAGTCTCGAGTCGGCTTATCTGGCACGTTATATTCCTCAAAAACAGCGCCGCGATGTTAGCGTCCCGGGGGCGACGCACTTCAGCTTTATGCAATTATGTAAGCCAGGAGCTACCGAACTTATTGAGCAAGCAAACCCGGGCGAAGGCATTGTCTGCCAGGATGGTGGCTCCGTCAGTAGAGCTGCCATCCATGCTTCTCTTGGTCGTGAGATCGGCGAATTTGTTAATCAGGCACTGGATTTTCACCCGCTAAACGCCGGAAGTCCGTCGGGGTTGACCCACTAAGGCGGGCAAATTCTTTATTGAAGTGAGATTTTGTTGAGAAACCTGAGTCCAGCATGATTTGGGTCACGGGGATACGGGTATTTCGCAACAGCGCCTGAGCGTGCCTGACGCGAAACCCGTTGACCCACTGAGAGACATTACAGCCGCAGATCTGATTTACGGCCCGTGAAAGCTGCCGTGGCGCTACCCCGGATGCTTTTCCGATGAGGCTGAGCGTAATGTCGGGATCAAGAAACAGATTATCTTCTAAAAGGGTTTTCTCAATATGATGATATAGCGCCGCCAGCGCCTCGTCATTGTGCTCCGGTACGGCGTCTTTCTGAGCGCTAAGCACCTTTGGTGGTGGGGCAATTTGGCTCTTAAATACAACAGCCATGCCGATAAACGGCAGTAGCAGCGTCTGGGATAGCGCCACCAATATCGGAGCCTGCACGCCTTCAAAAAAATGAAAATCTACCGCTATTGCGAAATCAATTCCGCCGGAAAAACAAAGAAAACAACCTGCGAAAAAAGCCATTGATGCTGTGATGTTAGCGTCGCTTAATCGGCTAAAAATAAAGGTATCAACGCCCTGGTGGGATATTTTGATCAAGGCAGAGCCATATCCGATGAACAAGAACATCAACGCGATATCCGTCATCGCTGGCGCCGCGAGATTCACGATCAGCGCTGAAACAGGAGCAAGCCAGTAGGCTGCGTGTTTTGGCCCACCGCGCTGCCTGGGCAGGCTGGCGAAGCAGTACCAGGCCAGTGGCGGAAGTGCAATTGCGGCCAGAGACTGGAGCTGGCGCAGAATGACGGCATCAAACGTCCACCGTAGCGCCGACATCAGGAGCAGGATTGCACATCCCGAAAGGAATATCGCTGCATTACGGTATTCCGCATGCCTGGAAAACAGGATCTTCAACAGTAGAAGAAGGAGAACAGTTAACGTGTAAAAAGGCAGTGGGATGGCGGGCATAGTAATCTCTGTCGATGCAGCTCAAGGCTTTATGCAGTGTTATGCCACAAAACAAGGCGAAAGGCAGATCTCGACTTTTAGCAGTAGACGTAGATGAAAAACAAAATGCCCGCAATGCGGACATTTTGTCTGGTGGGGCTGAGCGAACTTATTTCACCAGCGGCAGGCGGCGGTAAAGCTCAATCATATCGGTGGCCAGATCCTGAATGACCATCGCGTTCATCAGGTGATCCTGAGAGTGAACGGTAATCAGGTTTACCGGCAGTTTGCCGGAGCCTTCATCCAGGCCAATCAGCTGGGTCTGGATTTTATGAGCGTGTTTAACGAATTCGTGTGACTCTTCCATTGCCTTCTCGGCACCTTCAAAATCACCTTTACGTGCCAGCTGCAGAGCAGTCAGGGCCTGGCTACGTGCGCTGCCGGCGTTGACCAGCAGT
Coding sequences within:
- a CDS encoding alpha/beta hydrolase family protein translates to MSRIFFLFSLFCMFSQTAYGETAFRQRLLDEQGARPLEMAVWYPTRQTGNPELVGDNVVSMGTHALLNATPDNEVHPLLLLSHGYGGSWRNLNWLASLMAAQGYIVAAVNHPGTTFGNKNEAEAQRLWQRPQDLRRVLDALMTSPDIAGKIDPQRIAAVGHSLGGWTVIELAGGRFDADRFLQDCKLHSVLSGCKLLHTLGIDRQESAMPLSKDARDPRIKAIVSLDLGLARGFSPASLAQIAIPVLVMSAQSDSEELPASLESAYLARYIPQKQRRDVSVPGATHFSFMQLCKPGATELIEQANPGEGIVCQDGGSVSRAAIHASLGREIGEFVNQALDFHPLNAGSPSGLTH
- a CDS encoding helix-turn-helix domain-containing protein; its protein translation is MPAIPLPFYTLTVLLLLLLKILFSRHAEYRNAAIFLSGCAILLLMSALRWTFDAVILRQLQSLAAIALPPLAWYCFASLPRQRGGPKHAAYWLAPVSALIVNLAAPAMTDIALMFLFIGYGSALIKISHQGVDTFIFSRLSDANITASMAFFAGCFLCFSGGIDFAIAVDFHFFEGVQAPILVALSQTLLLPFIGMAVVFKSQIAPPPKVLSAQKDAVPEHNDEALAALYHHIEKTLLEDNLFLDPDITLSLIGKASGVAPRQLSRAVNQICGCNVSQWVNGFRVRHAQALLRNTRIPVTQIMLDSGFSTKSHFNKEFARLSGSTPTDFRRLAGENPVPD
- a CDS encoding PTS lactose/cellobiose transporter subunit IIA gives rise to the protein MEDLESIIMELLVNAGSARSQALTALQLARKGDFEGAEKAMEESHEFVKHAHKIQTQLIGLDEGSGKLPVNLITVHSQDHLMNAMVIQDLATDMIELYRRLPLVK